A window of Rhodopirellula halodulae contains these coding sequences:
- a CDS encoding winged helix-turn-helix transcriptional regulator encodes MVTSSKQRHKDYEKPACPVEATLELIGGKWKGIILYHLLDGRLRFSELQRVVGCVTQRMLIKALRELEANGLVKRIVHAEVPPRVEYELTDVGKSLEAILKSLKQWGDDYALQLIEERESLH; translated from the coding sequence ATGGTCACCTCTTCAAAACAACGACATAAAGACTATGAGAAGCCGGCTTGCCCAGTCGAAGCGACATTGGAGTTGATCGGGGGAAAGTGGAAAGGAATCATTCTCTATCATCTTCTTGATGGCAGGCTCCGCTTCAGTGAACTCCAGCGAGTCGTTGGCTGCGTGACGCAGCGGATGCTCATCAAAGCACTTCGTGAGCTCGAAGCCAACGGCTTGGTCAAACGCATTGTTCACGCAGAAGTTCCTCCGCGAGTTGAATACGAGCTCACCGATGTTGGCAAGTCACTGGAAGCGATTCTGAAATCGCTCAAGCAATGGGGAGATGATTACGCGCTGCAGTTGATCGAAGAACGAGAGTCTCTTCACTAA
- a CDS encoding DMP19 family protein yields the protein MTAMHREGELLQLIQNTSSPEVRAGLIAELERTPVHSREFYARWMFIHWDDSFLDCWPKKGYDSSASSLPRDIQLMCAAELGKAEIGNGGFHQFFSNEAGMLAPEMVEWFSRTGLSEVARLFSEAMSVFGVEYPRDLAVRNSVLEAFGINEQFGVELFDKLDERFFAVFRDRVRFDQTANAWLRETCGVTSLRDSY from the coding sequence ATGACAGCGATGCACCGTGAAGGCGAGTTGCTACAGCTGATTCAGAACACTTCGTCGCCGGAGGTTCGAGCTGGTCTCATCGCGGAACTCGAACGCACGCCGGTGCATTCTCGGGAATTCTATGCCCGCTGGATGTTCATCCATTGGGACGACTCGTTCCTCGACTGTTGGCCGAAAAAAGGATACGACTCCAGTGCGTCGTCGTTGCCGCGAGACATCCAATTGATGTGTGCGGCAGAACTTGGCAAGGCGGAGATCGGTAACGGCGGCTTTCACCAGTTCTTTAGCAACGAAGCAGGAATGCTCGCACCTGAAATGGTGGAGTGGTTTTCGCGTACAGGTTTGTCGGAAGTGGCGAGATTGTTCAGCGAAGCGATGTCCGTCTTCGGTGTTGAATATCCACGTGACCTGGCCGTTCGAAACAGCGTGCTGGAGGCCTTTGGCATCAATGAGCAATTCGGGGTGGAGTTATTTGACAAATTGGACGAGCGTTTCTTCGCAGTTTTCCGAGATCGAGTGCGGTTTGATCAAACGGCCAATGCTTGGTTGAGAGAGACTTGTGGCGTCACATCACTGCGTGATTCATACTGA
- a CDS encoding transposase — protein sequence MLNRANLRATIFHKQEDYDAFIAILREAVEKFDIRLFSFCLMPNHWHLCVSPNIDGEMGRFAQWVILMHTQRYHAHYHTAGEGHLYQGRFKSFPVQSDEHFLTVGRYVERNAFAAKLCKSPEDWLWGSLYHWSTKTVLGKQLLSAWPVRRSSNWIDRVRAEFSPSEREQLDWSVRRGVPFGDETWVESIARRFGLESTMRPRGRPKKLKR from the coding sequence ATGCTCAATCGCGCAAACCTCCGTGCGACGATCTTTCACAAGCAGGAGGACTACGATGCTTTCATCGCGATTCTGCGTGAAGCGGTGGAGAAGTTCGATATTCGGCTGTTTTCGTTCTGCCTGATGCCCAACCATTGGCATCTTTGTGTCAGCCCAAACATCGATGGAGAGATGGGGCGTTTCGCTCAGTGGGTTATTTTGATGCACACCCAGCGATATCACGCTCATTACCACACGGCCGGGGAGGGGCACCTGTATCAAGGTCGCTTCAAATCGTTTCCGGTTCAAAGCGACGAGCATTTCCTAACCGTCGGTCGCTATGTTGAACGCAATGCCTTTGCCGCGAAGTTGTGCAAGTCGCCGGAAGACTGGCTATGGGGTAGCTTGTACCATTGGTCCACCAAAACAGTTCTTGGGAAACAGTTGCTCTCGGCATGGCCAGTCAGGCGTTCATCGAATTGGATCGATCGGGTGCGGGCGGAGTTTAGTCCATCCGAGCGTGAACAACTGGATTGGAGCGTGCGGCGTGGCGTTCCCTTTGGCGACGAGACTTGGGTGGAATCGATCGCACGTCGTTTCGGCCTGGAGTCAACGATGCGACCGCGCGGACGCCCGAAGAAACTGAAACGATGA
- a CDS encoding pentapeptide repeat-containing protein encodes MQNSADNTDVIATDQTFTECIAEGSHFEGAILTRVTFTRCDMYWASFFMTYLIDVTFNDCDLRGADFKAATMRGCRFLNCDVGTDAIGGQTEFGDTDLSTVQFVNCRGR; translated from the coding sequence ATGCAGAATAGCGCGGACAACACGGACGTCATCGCTACGGACCAAACGTTCACAGAGTGCATCGCCGAAGGATCGCATTTCGAAGGAGCAATTCTGACTCGGGTCACGTTCACGCGATGTGACATGTACTGGGCATCGTTCTTCATGACGTATCTCATTGATGTGACATTCAATGATTGCGATCTTCGTGGTGCCGACTTCAAAGCTGCCACCATGCGTGGCTGTCGTTTTCTGAACTGTGATGTTGGGACTGACGCGATCGGTGGGCAAACGGAATTTGGTGACACAGACCTGTCAACGGTACAATTTGTGAATTGCCGCGGACGCTGA